One window of Oncorhynchus nerka isolate Pitt River unplaced genomic scaffold, Oner_Uvic_2.0 unplaced_scaffold_1571, whole genome shotgun sequence genomic DNA carries:
- the LOC135568460 gene encoding protein-lysine methyltransferase METTL21C-like, with translation MDPLCTSHQEEEKTAIMKEEKETEDEKKNEEDENDDDEESDEESDEEEEDDTETTVIDGEEESDDQAKETEPQQQKEQAWAPTTYSKFGKEVFCYVGKEISIFEALDSYGAVIWPAALALCHYLETNVEQLNLVDKAVLELGAGPGLVSIVATLLGAWVTATDLPEIIGNLRANLLRNTRGRWRNTPQAAALSWGPDVERIYPRSVYRYDYVLAADVVYHHDYLEELLFTMRYFCRPGTTLIWANKVRFPTDLVFTEDFKNTFNTTLLAEMGEVKIYKATCRETEEHILHHPAG, from the exons ATGGACCCTTTATGCACATCACACCAAGAGGAGGAAAAGACTGCGATCATGAAAgaagagaaggaaacggaagacGAGAAGAAAAATGAGGAGGACGAGAACGATGATGATGAGGAGTCAGATGAGGagtcagatgaagaggaggaagatgataCCGAGACAACAGTGATAGACGGTGAGGAGGAATCGGATGACCAAGCCAAGGAGACTGAACCCCAGCAGCAGAAGGAGCAGGCCTGGGCCCCCACTACCTACTCCAAGTTTGGTAAAGAGGTGTTTTGCTACGTAGGAAAGGAGATCAGTATCTTTGAGGCCTTGGACTCTTACGGTGCTGTCATCTGGCCAGCG GCGTTGGCTTTGTGTCACTACCTAGAGACCAACGTTGAGCAGTTGAACCTGGTGGACAAGGCAGTGCTGGAGCTAGGAGCAGGTCCTGGCCTAGTGTCTATTGTAGCCACACTCCTAG GTGCCTGGGTCACAGCTACAGACCTACCAGAGATCATAGGTAACCTGAGAGCCAACCTGCTCCGTAACACAAGAGGACGTTGGAGGAACACTCCCCAAGCTGCAGCTCTGTCCTGGGGTCCTGACGTGGAACGCATCTACCCCAGATCTGTCTATCGCTATGACTACGTGCTGGCGGCTGACGTGGTGTATCACCATGACTACCTGGAAGAGCTGCTGTTCACCATGAGATACTTCTGCCGTCCag GAACCACTCTGATCTGGGCCAACAAGGTCCGTTTTCCCACAGACCTGGTATTCACTGAGGACTTCAAGAACACCTTCAACACCACCCtgctggctgagatgggagaggtTAAGATCTACAAGGCcacatgcagagagacagaggaacacatTCTACACCACCCtgctggctga